The following is a genomic window from Hymenobacter monticola.
CTGGCCCAGGGCGGCGTTCAGAAATGGCAGGTCGAGGGGCGCCTCGTCGAGCTGGTCCACCGGCTCAAATTCCAGCCACAGCACCCCGTCGTAGCGGTGCATGATGATTTTGAAGTACGGCTGCCCGGCCACCGGGGCCAGGCGCACGCCCAGCAGCTTGGGCGCCGTGCTCAGCGTGCCCAGCAGCGCTTCCACTTTGGCTTGCTGGTCAGGGGCCAGCACCTGGTCGAGGCCGCCGCCAACCAGGCGCTCAGCCGGCTGGCCCAGGTAGGTTTCGGTGTTAGCGCTGGCCTGTACGATGCGCTGCGTGTGCTCGTCGAGGCACAGCAGAAAGCCGTAGGGCTGAATGGCGCCCGGAATGTGAATGGGCTCCCGGTCGCAGTTGTTCAGGGTGATGGTGGCGCCCAGCAGGCTTTCGTCGGTGTAGCTCAAGGTTTGTTTATCCACGCAGCAAGACATTGAAAAGTAAGAGCGGCCGAAGCCACAATTTCGTCGGCAGTATCTGAGGTAGCGGCCTCCGTCAGCAGGTGGCAGAACGCTTTCCACATCGGTCCGGTTCGCTCGCCATACCCCGCAAAATAGCGCCGCAGCGGAATGCCCGCTTTTTCCAGCTGCCGGGTGATGACCTGTCCGCCCAGTGTCGAGCCCTCCAGCACGTACATGGCTCCCAGCAGCTGCGGCCGCGTGTGCAGCGGCGGCATATCCGGGCACAGCGGCAACCCAGAGTCAGTGGCGGCGCGCCCCAAGTCCTCCAGAATCAGGGGCGCGCGAAAGCGTTGCGGCAGCTGCCAGGCCGGGCCAAAATCGGCTTCGTGCTGGCGCAAGGCGGTTTCGTAGGGCTGCAAAAACCCGTACATCCGCTCCAGGAAATGCGCTGTACCGGCTGCCGTGGGCGCACCCGCCCGCAACGCTTCGTTGAACGCGCCGGCTTCAAGGGCGTCGTGGTACGGGCGGGTTTCGGCACGCAGCCGGGCCAGAATAGGCGGCGCGGCTGGCGTTTCAGGTTGGTTGGGAACAGTGGGCATCAAGAAGGAATGTGCATCGGATAAAACCGACGCAGTGTAACTGCCAAAATTAGGGCAGACCAACCGCTTCCGCTTTTTAGCAAGTGCTAATTTCCGCAGGACTGCGCGTTTCCCTCCCCGGTAATGATGGCCGTTGCCTCAATCTCAACCAGTAAGTGCGGGTCAATCAGGGCCTTCACTTCCAGCATCGACGAAGCCGGCCGAATCTCACCGAACACTTCGCCGTGCGCCCGCCCCACGGCCTCCCACTGCCCAATATCGGTGACGAAAATGCGCGTCCGCACCACGTCGGCAAAGGAGGCCCCGGCCGCTGCCAGGGCGTCCCCTATTTTTTCGAGCGCCCGCTTGGTCTGGGCATACACCTCGGCCCCGCCCGTTATCACGTCGCCGTCCTGGGCCGTGGTGCCGGCCACT
Proteins encoded in this region:
- a CDS encoding biliverdin-producing heme oxygenase; translation: MPTVPNQPETPAAPPILARLRAETRPYHDALEAGAFNEALRAGAPTAAGTAHFLERMYGFLQPYETALRQHEADFGPAWQLPQRFRAPLILEDLGRAATDSGLPLCPDMPPLHTRPQLLGAMYVLEGSTLGGQVITRQLEKAGIPLRRYFAGYGERTGPMWKAFCHLLTEAATSDTADEIVASAALTFQCLAAWINKP
- a CDS encoding RidA family protein, with product MRQLISSGAPWEPLVGYSRAVRVGNVVEVAGTTAQDGDVITGGAEVYAQTKRALEKIGDALAAAGASFADVVRTRIFVTDIGQWEAVGRAHGEVFGEIRPASSMLEVKALIDPHLLVEIEATAIITGEGNAQSCGN